The Gemmatimonadales bacterium region CCAGCTCCACAGGCCGCCGCGCACGAACCGCTCGGCCCCCTCCTGGGCGCGGGTGAAGCCGGTGTGGTAGAGCCGCCCGTGCACCAGCGCCCCCAGCACCACCGCGGCACCCGCCGTGGACCACAGCAGGTAGAGCGGCAGCCAGTCCATCTTCCCGCCGAGGTAGCCCATCACGGCCCGGGTCACCCAGTCGCTCGGCAGGAGCGGGCTCGCCGGGGCGCGCAGCACGGTGATGAAGTCGAGCAGGTTGCGGAACCCCTCGGGGCGCGCCAGCTGCTCGGGCCGGATGATGCGGAACAGCAGGATCACGCCCGCCGCCGCGCCCAGCGCGATGATCGACAGCAGGTCGCGGGTGCGCCGCGCCGGGAACACGTTCACCAGGATCAGCGTCGCCGCCGATCCCAGCACCGCGGGCAGCACCAGGAAGGGGAGGAACGAGCCGGCCGCGACCAGCGGGAACAGGATCCCCCCGTGGTACACCACCGCGTAGGCGGTGAAGATGGGCACCGCCATCAGCGCCACCATCCACGAGGAGTGCAGCAGCGTCTCGCCGAGCTTGGCCAGGTAGAGGCGCACCTGGTCCACCGGCGAGGACACCAGCAGGTCGAGGTCCTTGGCCAGGAAGAACGACGAGAGCGCGGTGATCACGTTGGACAGCAGCAGCACCGACACAAAGGAGAGCAGCGCCAGGGAGAGCAGCTTGCCGGCCAGCAGGGCGCCGATCTCGCGCACGTCCCGGAAGTAGCGCAGCACCCGGAACAGCACGCCGAACACGGCGGCCCAGAACAGCAGGCCGACCACGGCCAGCACGACGAGCTTGCCGGCGCCGCCCGCGGCGCGGTCCTGGCGCGCCCGGGTCAGTGCCGTGCGCCACTTGGGCTGGAGCACGTGGACCAGCGTCGGCTGCTTCAGCGCCCCCCCCCGTCCGCGCCGCCCGCGCCGCCCCCACCGTCCTCGAGCACCGCCGCCAGCTCCTTGGCCGCGGCCCCGCCCGTCAGCCGGAGGAACAGGTCCTCGAGCCCGATGTTGCCGGACGCGGTCTGCGCCCTCAGCTCGGCCATCGTGCCCGCCGCGACGATCTTGCCGCCCTGGATGATGGCGATGCGGTCGCACAGCGCCTCGGCGATCTCGAGCGTGTGCGTGCTCATCAGCACCGTGCCGCCGCGGCTCACGAAGCCCTTGAACAGGTCCTTCAGGAGCCGCGCCGCACGCGGGTCGAGCCCCACCATCGGCTCGTCCACGACGATCACCTCGGGACGGTGGATCAGCGCCGAGGAGATGATCAGCTTCTGCCGCATCCCGTGCGAGTACGACTCCACCAGCTCGTTCTTCCACGACGTCAGCTCGAACACCTCCAGCAGCTCGTCGATGCGCCGCTCCACCAGCTGGCCGTCCTGGCCGTAGAGGCCCGCGACGAACCGCAGGAACTCCGCCCCGGTGAGCTTCTCGTACACGAACGGCCGGTCGGGGATGAAGCCCAGCCGCGCCTTGGCGGCCATCGGCTGGCGGATCACGTCGTCGTCGCCGATCAGCACCCGCCCGGCGGTCGGGCGCAGGATCCCGGCGATCATCCGGAGCGTGGTGGTCTTGCCGGCGCCGTTGGGGCCGAGGAAGCCGTACAGCGCGCCGCGCGGCACGTGGAGCGTGACGTCGTCCACGGCGCGGAACGAGCCGTAGTCCTTGGTGAGGCCCTCGAGGCGGATCACGCGGTCAGCCCGGCCTCCCGACGACGGTGAGGTGGAGGCGCCCGATCAGGCGCAGCAGCTCGACCTGGCGCGCCAGGCCGCCGATGACGAAACGCAGGTGTGAGGCGTCGGCAGGAAACTGGCCAAACGTCGGGTCCACCGCCACCCACTCCCCGAGCCAGACCTCGGGCCAGGCGTGGTAGTAGAAGTGCCCGCTCAGGTACACGAGGCCGGCGGCGGTGCGCGCCGGCAGGCCCAGCGCCCGTGCCAGCGCGACGTACAGCACCGTGTG contains the following coding sequences:
- a CDS encoding ABC transporter ATP-binding protein — encoded protein: MIRLEGLTKDYGSFRAVDDVTLHVPRGALYGFLGPNGAGKTTTLRMIAGILRPTAGRVLIGDDDVIRQPMAAKARLGFIPDRPFVYEKLTGAEFLRFVAGLYGQDGQLVERRIDELLEVFELTSWKNELVESYSHGMRQKLIISSALIHRPEVIVVDEPMVGLDPRAARLLKDLFKGFVSRGGTVLMSTHTLEIAEALCDRIAIIQGGKIVAAGTMAELRAQTASGNIGLEDLFLRLTGGAAAKELAAVLEDGGGGAGGADGGGR